Genomic DNA from Jonesia denitrificans DSM 20603:
CCCCCCGCAAGCAGTAACGAGGTGGCGATAAGCCCGAGAAGCAAACCCCACGTGATGGTCACCGGTTTTGACGGGTTGGGGCGGCCCGATTGCGACATCGATGCCATCACAATGGACGCGGAATCCGCTGCAGTGATGAAGAAAATGATGATCGCGATCATGGCGATGATTGAGGTGAGCAACCCAAAGGGCAGGTTACTCAACATGTTGAACAGCACTTCCTCACCGGAACCACCGGTCATGAGTTCGTTGCCGTCAAGTGTCATGGAGATTGCTGTCCCACCGTAAATGGCAAACCACACCATGGAAATCGCAGCAGGGACGAGCACGACTGTCGTCACGTATTGACGCAAGGTACGCCCGCGGGAAATTTTTGCAATGAACATCCTCACGAATGGGGTCCACGACACCCACCACGCCCAGTAGAACGTGGTCCATGCGGAAAGGAAGTCGTGTGCTTCTTGTCCTTGGTTGGGGTTACGGGTCAGCATGAGACCGAGTTCGGTGAAGAACGAGAACACTGATGCGGGAACGAGGTTGAGCAGGAACACCGTTGGCCCGGCGATGAGCATGAACAGTGCCAGCGCGATGGTCAGCCCCATATTGATGTTGGACAGTGCGCGGATACCTTTTTTCACACCGGACACTGCCGATGCGATGAACAGTGAGGTGAGAACAGCGAGCGCCCCGATGAGGAACATGTTGCCTTCGGGGCTGAAACCGGACACGAGTGTGAATCCGGATTGGATTTGGAGCGCTCCAATGCCGAGGGAGATCGCGGTTCCAAAGAGGGTCACAATGATCGCGAACACGTCAATGAGGCGCCCGGCGAACCGGTTGGATGCGTTGGGGAACACGGGTTCAAACAGGGCGGAAATTAATGGGGCGCGGCCACGGCGGTAGGAGCTGTAGGCGATTGCTCCACCGGTGGTGGAGATTGTGTCTGGGGCGATGTTTGCCCAGATGAGAACTGAGGCGGTGGCTGCGATCGCAATCACAAAGACGGACCAGTTTGTGGGGAATGACACCCCGGTCTTTTCCCGGGCTGGTATGCGGGGGATTGTCGCTAGCTTTGCGACCTTGCTATTTCGCCATTGTTCTACCGTTACCATTTCTTGACTAATTGGCGTCTCGGTTTTGCCAAATGGTGACCACAATGCCGAGCGATAGATGAACGCTCAACAAAATCTCAGAAAACGAGACCGGCATCACATAAGACTTTGTGGCAGGTGATTTTCGTCCTTTCCGCTCTTTGTACAGGTGAGGTGGGGAGTTCTCAGCCATAAAGTCCTGGACGGGCGTATCGGATTTCGGACTATAGTGAAGTGATCCCATGTCTCGCGATGATTCGCATGCCACGGGAGTGTGCCACAAGCGCATCTTGATCAATCCACCCAACAAGAAGGTGACACATTTGAAGCGCGTATCCGCTCTCATCGTTGCGTCCTCACTCCTCTTCCTCGGCGCCTGCTCGAGCGACGAAAAGCCAGCTGAAGACACCGCAACAACCCCCTCAGCGTCAGCAGATCCTGACGTCTTTACCTACAACTTCACCTCCGGTGAAACCACAGAGGTGAACCGACTCGAACCACTCCCAGAAGACGTGGCCGCTGACATCCAGTCACGCTTTGACGCCACCCTCTTCGAACCAGACGCAAAGGCATACACCGAAGCCGTTGAGGCGGGAACGGTCAGTGCTGACGTCGACAACTACGCAGCATTCAAGGGACTGTCCGCAACAGTGGGTGGTGAAACCGGTAAGTACATCGGCGGAGTGATCAAGGTTGTCACCGACTGTGACGGTGAACCAACCGTGACGTGGGCATTTGCCGCACAGTCCACAAGTGCACCAGAACCAGCTGCCTGCGACTCCGCTGACGCACTCGCGGAAGCCCAGCAAATCGCTGACGACTACGTCGCGAACGCTATGGGTGGAGCAGACGCATGGTTCGTCACCGAGCAAAACGCTCAGTGATGTGACCAATCACGCGTGTACCTGAGGGGGTGGAGCGTTTCGTGCTCCACCCCCTCATTGCTACACTGGTGCATAGCGCGTTCGTAGCTCAACGGATAGAGCATCTGACTACGGATCAGAAGGTTGGGGGTTCGAATCCCTCCGAGCGCACCATCGTAAAAACAGGCGGGCCCGGTCAACAGACCGGGCCCGCCTGCCATTCCCCCAGAGCACAGTAGCCTTCATGTGGGCTTACCCCCTGTGCGGGTGCAGGGTGACGTGTGGAGTCCAATTCCATGCGGTGGTGCCAAGCACCAAGGGGAGGAGCGCAACTCCGAGGTGGTCGCACACGGTGGTGATTTCCTCCGCAAGTAAGGCGCATCGGCCGCAGGTGGTGAGGTGAGTGTCGAGGTCGTCGCATTGGGGTTGGGTGAGCCGCCCTAGGCAACGTCGGGGAAGGGCAGCGATGACCGTGCTGCAGCGGGTGTGGTCGTTCATGGTTTGGGTGAGGAGACCAAGCCATGACGTCATGAAGGCTTCGCGTGCGGTAGCGAGGTGGGTACACAGCGTGTCTGCGGTGATGCCGCACAGTTCAGCGACGTTCTGGGCGGGGAGGCGTTCAATGTCGTGGTACCACAGGAGCGAGCGGGCTTCAGCTGTCAGGGTGTCGTAGGCGCGTGCGCTGATGGTGCGGGCGGCGACGGTAGGGAACAGGTACGGAGATAGGGTCATGACGGTGTGTTCCCTCAGCGTCGTGTCACTGGTTGGCGTTACTCGGTGGGGACAGTGACGGTGGTGACCGCGAAAGGTTCTCCAGCGGTGGAGTAGTCGTCTTTCGATGCGTATATGCGGTACGTCATGTGTGTGCGCCCGCTGTCGCTGTACGTATCACTAATTGACAGCCCCCAGTTGCCGTCTGCTCCAGCTTTGATTCGTCCCACTTCGGTTCCAGTGTCATCCAAGACGGTGATGTGAGCCCACCAGGGGGCGCGGCCAGAAAAGAAAATGGGGTTTTTGGATGCGTGGGTTTGTTGGAGTGAGGGTGTTTCTTCGGGCTGTTCGGTGTGGGACGCCGCCTCGTTGGAGGAGGCGTCGGGTTCGCTTTGTTGTTGTGTGGGTGTGGATTGTGTGGCGGGGGTGCGTGGCGTTTCTTGACGCGCTGTGTTGTTGTCTGTTGCTGTGTCGGCTGTAGTGGTTGCGGGGTCGTTGACAGTGGTCGTGTCTGCGTGTTCAGTGTCGTTGGGTTGCTGTGTGGAGTTTGCCGATGCACCAAACAGTCCTGCCGCCTCGTCTGGTTCGCTCCCGGTTTGCTGGTACTGAGAGGTTGCCGAGTATTGCTGGGCGCCGAAGTCTGGGCGGGTACTGTCGATGCCAGCTAAGGGCGCGGGTCCGTTGTCGGCGGGCTGTGCCCAAGCCTGGGCGAGGAGAAGACCAGATGACAACCCCACTCCGATGAGTCCGGTGACGGCGAGTGCCCCAACGAACTTGACGGGAGCGATGGCAGCGATCTTGACGGTGGTTGCGGACCATGCTGCGTGGAGGGGGGAGGTGAGGGCCGCATCGGTTGTTGTGGATAGTGCCCCTACACCAACGGGTACGAGGAACAGTGGGGCCAGTGAACTGCGGAGTCGCGCAGCCACTGATTGCACGTCAGCGAGGGCGCGGGGGCAGGTGCCGCAGTGGTGAAGGTGGCGTTGCATGCGCTGGGTTTGACGGGGGCTGAGTGTGCCGCGGGCGTGTTGGGCGAGACGTTCGGTCACCCAGGCGCATTCGTTGTCGCTGGGGTGGGCGGTGACGTGTGCTTGAAGCC
This window encodes:
- a CDS encoding BCCT family transporter, which translates into the protein MVTVEQWRNSKVAKLATIPRIPAREKTGVSFPTNWSVFVIAIAATASVLIWANIAPDTISTTGGAIAYSSYRRGRAPLISALFEPVFPNASNRFAGRLIDVFAIIVTLFGTAISLGIGALQIQSGFTLVSGFSPEGNMFLIGALAVLTSLFIASAVSGVKKGIRALSNINMGLTIALALFMLIAGPTVFLLNLVPASVFSFFTELGLMLTRNPNQGQEAHDFLSAWTTFYWAWWVSWTPFVRMFIAKISRGRTLRQYVTTVVLVPAAISMVWFAIYGGTAISMTLDGNELMTGGSGEEVLFNMLSNLPFGLLTSIIAMIAIIIFFITAADSASIVMASMSQSGRPNPSKPVTITWGLLLGLIATSLLLAGGNNALSGLQSIMVVTALPFAFVTIGVMITWAKDLRTDPFIIRRTYAQEAIAQGVRRGIDEHGDAFVFSVNEVPEAEGAGANFPSDDPALTEWYVEATADADPDSSVLTESGPHVPVSPSTAPGNTAPSAATADASSPARRAPR
- a CDS encoding zf-HC2 domain-containing protein; amino-acid sequence: MTTSDALLLRRAARGHAGAFETLWSRHADAVRNTAHAIDASCDPEDVTQECFTQLFAALKNGDHIDGPLRPYLYVLTRHIITAWQDPTAPTLTPHLPDIWEDTPDTIHHSEHVTTAFRALPPEWRSVLWYTEVEGMQPSDLAPILGISANAVAALAYRAREGLRNAWLQAHVTAHPSDNECAWVTERLAQHARGTLSPRQTQRMQRHLHHCGTCPRALADVQSVAARLRSSLAPLFLVPVGVGALSTTTDAALTSPLHAAWSATTVKIAAIAPVKFVGALAVTGLIGVGLSSGLLLAQAWAQPADNGPAPLAGIDSTRPDFGAQQYSATSQYQQTGSEPDEAAGLFGASANSTQQPNDTEHADTTTVNDPATTTADTATDNNTARQETPRTPATQSTPTQQQSEPDASSNEAASHTEQPEETPSLQQTHASKNPIFFSGRAPWWAHITVLDDTGTEVGRIKAGADGNWGLSISDTYSDSGRTHMTYRIYASKDDYSTAGEPFAVTTVTVPTE